The following nucleotide sequence is from Lacinutrix sp. Hel_I_90.
ATCAAAGTACATGAAGGTGAACACACAATCAGTTAATTTTAACGCAGACCCAAAATTAATTACATTCATTCAAAAAAGAATGGATAAATTAGAACAGTATTATGATAAAGTCATAAAATCAGATGTGTATTTAAAGGTTGAAAACACTAGCGGCAAAGCAAATAAAATATTTGAAGCCCGAGTTAGTGTTCCAGGAGACAGTTTTGTAGTTAAAAAGCAATGCAAAACATTTGAAGAAGGAGTAGATGTTGCCGTTGCATCATTCGAAAGACAATTAAAAAAGCGAAAAGACAAATTAAGAGCATAATTTATTAAAATAATTGTACAAAATATTTTTGAATAACTAAATAAATATTTACATTTGCAGTCCGTTAGAAATAGCGGGCTTTTTTTATACGTAAAAAACGCATTAAAAGCCGATGTAGCTCAGCTGGCTAGAGCAGCTGATTTGTAATCAGCAGGTCGTGGGTTCGAGTCCCTCCATCGGCTCTAAAATTGAAACATATGTAGGTATGTTTTTGTTGTAAGTTCTTTAAAAAATTGAAAAGTTTAAAATTGGGGAGATACTCAAGCGGCCAACGAGGGCAGACTGTAAATCTGCTGACTACGTCTTCGCAGGTTCGAATCCTGCTCTCCCCACAAATTTTTAAATTAATAGTGATCAAAAGTGTATTTTTGTAAAACTATGTTTTAAAAGTTTGGTTTGGGCACCCAAACGGATCACCG
It contains:
- the hpf gene encoding ribosome hibernation-promoting factor, HPF/YfiA family encodes the protein MKVNTQSVNFNADPKLITFIQKRMDKLEQYYDKVIKSDVYLKVENTSGKANKIFEARVSVPGDSFVVKKQCKTFEEGVDVAVASFERQLKKRKDKLRA